TGTCAACTTAGGACTTGCTCTACATTTTCTGTCAGAGATGACCAATGACCAATGACCAATGACCAATGACCAATGACCAATGACCAATGACCAATGACCAATGACCAATGACCAATGACCAATGACCAATCACTAATCACTAAATGGCGGTAATTCTTTAAGAATTGTAAAGCGAATGTGATTAATTGCCAAGTCGCCGAGGGGAATATCTTCTTTCGTCAACCTTGTACCTTGACTGCTTAAGCTTTCAAAGGTGATACCTTTGCCAATTTCAATGTGATACCAGGATAAACCCATAAAAAAGCGTGTAGGGTAGGGGCCATAGTTACCTACATCATCAGGATTAGATTCCATTGGTAACCAACCAAAACCGGGTATGTAAAACTCTAACCAAACATGGTTAAAGTCTGGTTGCAAGGGAACTCCTTGGTGTTCGCTATGGGGTGGGCATTTATATCTACCGACTGTGCGGCAGGGAATGCCATTTAAACGGCATAAAGCTAGTAAAACGCCTACGTACTCACCACAGGAACCAACGCCCCGTTCTAAGACCAAATCTGGGGTATCAATGTGGGGTTTGATGCCATAGGATAATTCATCGTAAACGTAGTTGCGGATATTGTACATTTTCCGCAGCAGATTGGTTTCTGTACCAATGGCTTCACTGGCTGCACGGCGCACAATTTCAGTATCCATTGCCAAATCATCGTCATCTACTAGGTAGCGACTTTGATATTCTGCTGATAGTTCGGGAGCGTTTTCTACATCTTTTGGGGTGATGCGATATTTTATTCCGCGAACTTCTAACAGTGCTTTCCAGCCAAATATATGCCTTTCGCCGGGTGTGAGGGCATCAAATTTAAATACTGCTACACGTTGCCCATCTATCAATTCTTCTGTAAAAGGGATACCAATGGGTTCAACGTGTTTCAATTTTTGGCGTTCTGTTTCTGAGGGTAGGGCGATGCGCCATTCTACATCCGGCAAATAAACCTCTTCTAAGGGCGCAATTTCCTCAGCATAGGACATTTCGATGAGATAACCGTTAGATAGGGCGTATTGTTTATCTGCTTCGTGATGGTAATGTAGAGGGTGGATAAATGTGCGATCGCGGTATGTTAATTCATGACTATCGGCATTGGGGTTATCCCGAATA
The window above is part of the Nodularia spumigena CCY9414 genome. Proteins encoded here:
- a CDS encoding transglutaminase-like domain-containing protein, with the protein product MSFALPSLIASQMFGQRTIRPLTAATLCGIAFIKDTLLAIDSIKGHLLEIDPHSDNSKIRNPHQIREFTDVAGLAVWSDSLWVTRENSVYLSKISSLGLEHFVTLPYPADGVAVWESTVYVSCQKLGSILIFDRDTRKEITRFYAPGVGVENLAVSFDTLWVCDRTEQTVYAMDRATGELKFSVLTPFEYPTGIALHTNEETGKETLFVAYASDEPYIRDNPNADSHELTYRDRTFIHPLHYHHEADKQYALSNGYLIEMSYAEEIAPLEEVYLPDVEWRIALPSETERQKLKHVEPIGIPFTEELIDGQRVAVFKFDALTPGERHIFGWKALLEVRGIKYRITPKDVENAPELSAEYQSRYLVDDDDLAMDTEIVRRAASEAIGTETNLLRKMYNIRNYVYDELSYGIKPHIDTPDLVLERGVGSCGEYVGVLLALCRLNGIPCRTVGRYKCPPHSEHQGVPLQPDFNHVWLEFYIPGFGWLPMESNPDDVGNYGPYPTRFFMGLSWYHIEIGKGITFESLSSQGTRLTKEDIPLGDLAINHIRFTILKELPPFSD